One Halolamina litorea genomic window carries:
- a CDS encoding ABC transporter permease, with product MTERTSDSNTAAIDSESNVDSLDSEFSTWSERQADAWRRRIAFLKQEPMGLAGILIMLAIIAVAILAPVIAPYEPTETDYGNSLAPPSAEHPLGTDSAGRDIFSQLVFGARPALQIGLLSAISVAFVGMNVGLIAGYYGGYVDDVLMRLVDFAYGIPFTPFIIVLVALWEPSKWTIVGAIALLLWRQTARVVRSHVLNLKEKPFVKSARTVGASDRRIIYRHIAPNVLPLVFLYGSFAIAWAILTEASISYLGFGDPTAVTWGQMLQSAQQSQALARDAWWWFTMPGMAIMLTVISAFLIGRGYEEQLNPELQEK from the coding sequence ATGACTGAACGAACAAGCGACTCGAACACGGCCGCCATCGACTCGGAGTCGAACGTCGACAGCCTCGACTCGGAGTTCTCCACGTGGTCGGAACGCCAAGCCGACGCGTGGCGTCGACGTATCGCCTTCCTCAAGCAGGAGCCGATGGGGCTCGCGGGGATCCTCATCATGCTCGCGATCATCGCGGTCGCCATCCTCGCGCCAGTGATCGCCCCCTACGAACCGACCGAAACCGACTACGGGAACTCCCTGGCCCCGCCGAGCGCCGAGCACCCGCTTGGCACGGACAGCGCGGGCCGGGACATCTTCAGCCAACTGGTGTTCGGCGCCCGGCCGGCCCTGCAGATCGGGCTACTCAGCGCCATCAGTGTGGCCTTCGTCGGGATGAACGTCGGCTTGATAGCCGGCTACTACGGGGGGTACGTCGACGACGTGTTGATGCGACTGGTGGACTTCGCGTACGGCATCCCGTTCACGCCGTTCATCATCGTGCTCGTCGCGCTCTGGGAGCCGTCGAAGTGGACCATCGTCGGCGCCATCGCGTTGCTGCTCTGGCGACAGACGGCACGTGTCGTCCGTTCACACGTGCTGAACCTCAAGGAGAAGCCGTTCGTGAAGAGCGCACGCACCGTCGGCGCCAGCGACAGGCGGATCATCTACAGACACATCGCGCCGAACGTCCTCCCGCTGGTGTTCCTCTACGGCAGTTTCGCCATCGCGTGGGCGATCCTGACGGAGGCGTCGATCAGCTACCTCGGCTTCGGCGACCCGACTGCGGTGACTTGGGGCCAGATGCTCCAGTCGGCCCAGCAGTCACAGGCGCTCGCTCGTGACGCGTGGTGGTGGTTCACCATGCCCGGCATGGCGATCATGCTGACGGTCATCTCGGCGTTCCTGATCGGCCGTGGCTACGAAGAACAACTCAACCCGGAGCTCCAAGAGAAATGA
- a CDS encoding ABC transporter ATP-binding protein: MAITESTLNWDYDGPIMEVAGLEKHFPQSTGIVHQLIGGETKHVKAVDGVDMAIESGETMGLVGESGCGKSTLGEVLIGLQEPTGGSIKFLGTELDSMSGAQRKEFRRNVQMIFQDPYESLNPRFSVEQWIREPLEVHDMDNQDERIYQALERAELTPPENYVSEHPHELSGGERQRVSIARALVLEPKFIVADEPVSMLDVSVRASILNLLRDLVDELDMGALYISHDLSLIRQMCDRTSVMYLGNVVERGPTERLIKDPKHPYARALLDAVPVPNPEHQISKPQLQGEPPDPVELPEGCNFRPRCPFDTEECLEVPGLDAYESAEGDHAAACWRVEAIDET; encoded by the coding sequence ATGGCTATCACCGAATCAACACTGAACTGGGACTACGACGGTCCGATCATGGAGGTAGCGGGGCTAGAGAAGCATTTCCCACAGAGCACGGGGATCGTCCACCAGCTCATCGGTGGGGAGACGAAACACGTCAAAGCCGTCGACGGGGTGGACATGGCAATCGAGAGCGGCGAGACCATGGGGCTCGTCGGCGAGTCCGGCTGTGGGAAGTCGACACTCGGCGAGGTCCTGATCGGCCTCCAAGAGCCGACGGGCGGCTCGATCAAGTTCCTCGGGACGGAACTCGACTCGATGTCGGGCGCCCAGCGCAAGGAGTTCCGACGGAACGTCCAGATGATCTTCCAGGACCCCTACGAGTCGCTGAACCCCCGCTTCTCCGTCGAGCAGTGGATCCGCGAACCGCTCGAGGTCCACGACATGGACAACCAGGACGAGCGGATCTACCAGGCGCTCGAGCGCGCGGAGCTGACGCCACCGGAGAACTACGTGAGTGAACACCCCCACGAACTCTCCGGCGGGGAGCGCCAGCGCGTCTCCATCGCCCGCGCGCTGGTCCTCGAACCCAAGTTCATCGTGGCCGACGAACCGGTCTCGATGCTGGACGTGTCCGTGCGCGCGAGCATCCTGAACCTGCTTCGTGACCTCGTCGACGAACTCGACATGGGGGCGCTGTACATCTCCCACGACCTCTCGCTCATCCGGCAGATGTGTGACCGGACGAGCGTGATGTACCTCGGGAACGTCGTCGAGCGCGGGCCGACCGAACGCCTGATCAAGGACCCCAAGCATCCCTACGCGAGAGCGTTGCTCGACGCGGTCCCCGTACCGAACCCGGAACACCAGATCTCCAAGCCGCAGTTGCAGGGGGAGCCGCCGGACCCGGTCGAACTCCCGGAGGGCTGTAACTTCCGCCCGCGGTGCCCGTTCGACACGGAGGAGTGTCTCGAGGTACCGGGACTCGACGCCTACGAGTCGGCCGAGGGGGATCACGCGGCCGCCTGTTGGCGGGTAGAGGCCATCGACGAGACGTGA
- a CDS encoding ABC transporter substrate-binding protein: MAGATVTLASFAGCAGDGDSGGEGTDSETVAGGDGDTVEMDGFQVPSENVVAQGDLDDAQAIPELTLIVNPPDAQPDDHETSMFVSEEIAKLGIDTTVETMTWPSQSSTVWDGTDWDMTFWQMVGRPSRLDPDEFSVQMGHSSFQEGYNYYFWEDDEYDEKVMAQREELDQAAREELVKETQRIFHERGPSTFLMYPDKTIPWNSERWEGVVELNGMGAVNMLTFSNIEPTGDRTDLNIAYDQELQALNPFDQSGEIDMIQHRMIWDRLAWPDESALPAPRLAEEFNWKDDTTLEVPIKQGHTFHDGEDLTAEDVKYSYDIHRNYSTYFSGPVEPVNEITVVDDYTVEFSFDYHYAPFPMAAMGRIAIIPKHKWTDIIENRMDVDNPMLYQEDTPLGSGPMEFVHWKPSEEVRLERFDDHFDPVAYEARNSRIIPSVQTMLTQLENGTLDMLANYRGDKDVLQDRVEQNDSLSMASTTTVGFKQISYNNDRPPFHIDGFRRAMNHRFDKETIVNDIYSGWGSIAPNSLVSSALDSWHNDELERYEFSLQAAANELIEAGFVWDESDGMLYMPADKTEVGN, translated from the coding sequence GTGGCTGGAGCGACGGTAACGCTCGCCTCGTTCGCCGGCTGTGCCGGGGACGGTGACAGCGGCGGCGAGGGCACGGACAGCGAGACGGTCGCCGGCGGTGACGGCGACACCGTCGAGATGGACGGGTTCCAGGTCCCCTCCGAGAACGTCGTCGCACAGGGCGATCTGGACGACGCACAGGCGATCCCCGAACTCACGCTCATCGTCAACCCACCAGACGCACAGCCCGACGACCACGAGACGTCGATGTTCGTGAGCGAGGAGATCGCCAAGCTCGGCATCGACACGACCGTCGAGACGATGACGTGGCCCTCCCAGTCCTCGACCGTCTGGGACGGCACCGACTGGGACATGACGTTCTGGCAGATGGTCGGACGCCCGTCCCGATTGGACCCCGACGAGTTCTCGGTCCAGATGGGCCACTCGAGCTTCCAGGAGGGGTACAACTACTACTTCTGGGAGGACGACGAGTACGACGAGAAGGTGATGGCCCAGCGTGAGGAACTGGACCAGGCGGCTCGCGAGGAGCTAGTGAAGGAGACCCAACGGATCTTCCACGAGCGCGGGCCGAGCACGTTCCTGATGTACCCCGACAAGACGATCCCGTGGAACAGCGAACGCTGGGAGGGCGTCGTCGAACTGAACGGGATGGGCGCGGTGAACATGCTGACGTTCTCGAACATCGAGCCCACGGGCGACCGGACGGACCTCAACATCGCCTACGACCAGGAACTGCAGGCGCTCAACCCCTTCGACCAGTCCGGCGAGATCGACATGATCCAGCACCGGATGATCTGGGACCGCCTGGCGTGGCCCGACGAGTCCGCACTGCCCGCACCTCGGCTGGCCGAGGAGTTCAACTGGAAGGACGACACCACCCTGGAGGTACCGATCAAACAGGGCCACACGTTCCACGACGGTGAGGACCTGACCGCCGAGGACGTCAAGTACAGCTACGACATCCACCGCAACTACTCGACGTACTTCTCGGGGCCGGTCGAACCGGTCAACGAGATCACGGTCGTCGACGACTACACCGTCGAGTTCAGCTTCGACTACCACTACGCGCCGTTCCCGATGGCGGCGATGGGCCGCATCGCCATCATCCCCAAGCACAAGTGGACCGACATCATCGAGAACCGGATGGACGTCGACAACCCGATGCTGTACCAGGAGGACACCCCGCTCGGGTCGGGGCCGATGGAGTTCGTCCACTGGAAGCCGTCCGAGGAGGTCCGTCTGGAGCGCTTCGACGACCACTTCGACCCCGTCGCCTACGAGGCCCGGAACTCCCGCATCATCCCCAGCGTCCAGACGATGCTGACCCAACTCGAGAACGGGACCCTCGACATGCTGGCGAACTACCGTGGCGACAAGGACGTGCTGCAGGACCGCGTCGAGCAGAACGACAGCCTCAGCATGGCGTCGACGACGACGGTCGGGTTCAAACAGATCTCCTACAACAACGACCGCCCGCCGTTCCACATCGACGGGTTCCGCCGCGCGATGAACCACCGCTTCGACAAGGAAACGATCGTGAACGACATCTACAGCGGCTGGGGGAGCATCGCGCCGAACTCGCTGGTATCCTCGGCGCTGGACTCGTGGCACAACGACGAACTCGAACGCTACGAGTTCAGTCTGCAGGCCGCCGCGAACGAACTCATCGAGGCTGGCTTCGTCTGGGACGAGAGCGACGGTATGCTCTACATGCCCGCCGACAAGACCGAAGTCGGCAACTAA
- a CDS encoding ABC transporter ATP-binding protein: MTLLEVNDLHVTYSGDPDVEAVRGVSFTLEEGETLGIVGESGCGKTTLAQAIMGALPDNGEITGGEIIFDGEDITHLSNRERREIRWERMSMISQSAMNSLDPVYRVKDQIKEAIQEHRDMSDSASYERARELMELVGLDPDRVEDYPHQLSGGMRQRVIIAMSLALDPDLIIADEPTTALDVIIQEQILYRIKELQRELGNSMVMVTHDISVVAETCDSMVVMYGGELMEYGGVDEIFNEAQHPYTLGLQNAFPSVEGEKRDLTSIPGSPPDLSEPPGGCPFASRCPFSAPECEQPLPTVEAGENHQVRCHEPIPFEQIRNRSTEDETWLSPNQH; the protein is encoded by the coding sequence ATGACGCTACTCGAAGTAAACGACTTACACGTGACGTACAGCGGCGACCCGGACGTGGAGGCTGTCAGGGGCGTCTCGTTCACGCTCGAGGAGGGCGAGACCCTCGGCATCGTCGGCGAATCCGGCTGCGGGAAGACGACGCTCGCCCAGGCCATCATGGGGGCCCTCCCCGACAACGGCGAGATCACGGGCGGCGAAATCATCTTCGACGGCGAGGACATCACGCACCTCTCGAACCGCGAACGCCGCGAGATCCGCTGGGAGCGGATGTCGATGATCAGCCAGAGCGCGATGAACAGTCTCGACCCGGTCTACCGGGTCAAAGACCAGATCAAGGAGGCAATCCAGGAACACCGGGACATGTCCGACTCGGCGAGCTACGAGCGGGCCCGGGAGCTGATGGAGCTCGTGGGTCTCGACCCAGACCGCGTCGAGGACTACCCACACCAGCTCTCCGGGGGGATGCGCCAGCGGGTCATCATCGCGATGAGCCTCGCGCTCGACCCGGACCTGATCATCGCCGACGAGCCGACGACGGCGCTGGACGTGATCATCCAGGAGCAGATCCTCTACCGCATCAAGGAGCTCCAACGGGAGCTCGGCAACTCGATGGTGATGGTCACCCACGACATCAGCGTCGTCGCCGAGACCTGTGACAGTATGGTGGTGATGTACGGCGGCGAACTGATGGAGTACGGCGGTGTCGACGAGATCTTCAACGAGGCCCAGCACCCCTACACGCTCGGCCTGCAGAACGCGTTCCCCAGCGTCGAAGGGGAGAAGCGCGACCTCACCAGCATTCCCGGCTCGCCGCCGGACCTCTCCGAGCCGCCGGGAGGCTGTCCGTTCGCCTCCAGGTGTCCGTTCTCCGCTCCCGAATGTGAGCAGCCGCTTCCGACCGTCGAGGCGGGGGAGAACCACCAGGTCCGCTGCCACGAACCGATCCCGTTCGAACAGATCCGCAACCGATCCACCGAAGACGAGACATGGCTATCACCGAATCAACACTGA
- a CDS encoding aspartate/glutamate racemase family protein, with amino-acid sequence MTDIAYLVPGRGLEPTELDRREGIANELTPAHVDVSVVDADDGPLSIESEVEHEWCVRSLLGLLRDHEDDHDAFVIGCFGDPGLAAAREFVDKPVVGPASSTFHTAAQLSDQFSCLTIRSTPASKRRQIFADHLGSQLASVRVVEQGVLDVDHESDAVVEKMVTEAERAVTEDAAESVIPGCMSLAFMQVHDRVADGLGVPFLDPVRISLGTAAMWADYGLDHSRVTYPAFSAEREASLFE; translated from the coding sequence GTGACAGACATTGCCTACCTCGTCCCGGGACGGGGACTGGAGCCGACCGAACTGGACCGCCGTGAGGGTATCGCCAACGAACTCACGCCCGCACACGTCGACGTGAGCGTCGTCGACGCCGACGACGGGCCGCTGTCCATCGAGAGCGAGGTCGAACACGAGTGGTGTGTCCGGAGTCTGCTCGGCCTTCTGCGGGACCACGAGGACGACCACGACGCGTTCGTCATCGGCTGTTTCGGTGATCCGGGGCTCGCCGCGGCCCGCGAGTTCGTCGACAAGCCAGTCGTGGGTCCCGCATCGTCGACGTTCCACACGGCCGCCCAGCTATCCGATCAGTTCTCCTGTTTGACGATCCGTTCCACGCCGGCCTCGAAGCGCCGGCAGATATTCGCGGACCACCTCGGCTCGCAGTTAGCCAGCGTCCGCGTCGTCGAACAGGGCGTGCTCGACGTCGACCACGAGTCGGACGCGGTCGTCGAGAAGATGGTCACCGAGGCCGAGCGGGCCGTGACGGAGGACGCCGCCGAGTCGGTCATTCCAGGCTGTATGAGCCTGGCGTTCATGCAGGTCCACGACCGGGTCGCCGACGGGCTCGGCGTGCCGTTCCTCGACCCCGTTCGCATCAGCCTCGGGACCGCCGCGATGTGGGCCGACTACGGGTTGGACCACAGCCGGGTCACCTACCCCGCGTTCTCGGCGGAGCGGGAAGCGAGCTTGTTCGAGTGA
- a CDS encoding zinc-binding dehydrogenase: protein MRAVHIVDSGAPEDVLEVRDIPRPEPGPDEVRLEVRACALQHADVFARTGHPEIEDEFPKRPGTEMAGVVDAVGAGVDDWAVGDRVNVYHHVSCGECEFCERGEQTMCPHDRKFGSDFPGGLAEYAIVPGANLEPVPDHVEMETAAAWPSSFTTAWRMLVSGGGLAPSETALILGASGGVGHAALQLADRVGAEVYATTSADWKADRASTWAESVIDYTRTPFDERIVELTDGRGVDLVADHVGQETWQQSIDSLATGGRMVICGATSGADPDIDIRSLYQRHRRILGTPMGSRQDFRDVGRLIARGEVSPVIDRVLPLDRVAEGHQAIENREVFGKVVVTPNRE from the coding sequence ATGCGAGCCGTACACATAGTCGATAGTGGCGCGCCCGAGGACGTACTGGAAGTCCGCGACATCCCACGGCCCGAGCCGGGTCCCGACGAGGTACGCCTCGAAGTGCGAGCCTGCGCGCTGCAACACGCCGACGTGTTCGCCCGCACGGGCCACCCCGAAATCGAGGACGAGTTCCCGAAGCGCCCCGGCACAGAGATGGCCGGCGTCGTCGACGCCGTCGGCGCGGGCGTCGACGACTGGGCGGTGGGCGACCGGGTGAACGTCTACCACCACGTGAGCTGTGGGGAGTGTGAGTTCTGCGAGCGGGGCGAACAGACGATGTGCCCACACGACCGGAAGTTCGGGAGCGACTTCCCGGGCGGACTGGCCGAGTACGCTATCGTCCCCGGGGCGAACCTCGAACCGGTCCCCGACCACGTCGAGATGGAGACGGCCGCGGCGTGGCCGTCCTCGTTCACGACCGCGTGGCGGATGCTCGTGAGCGGCGGGGGGCTGGCGCCCAGCGAGACGGCGCTGATCCTCGGCGCCAGCGGCGGCGTCGGCCACGCCGCGCTCCAACTGGCCGACCGGGTCGGCGCCGAAGTGTACGCGACGACCTCCGCCGACTGGAAGGCTGACCGGGCGTCGACGTGGGCGGAATCGGTGATCGACTACACCCGGACGCCCTTCGACGAGCGCATCGTCGAACTCACCGACGGCCGCGGTGTCGACCTCGTCGCCGACCACGTCGGCCAGGAGACGTGGCAACAGTCCATCGACAGCCTCGCGACCGGCGGCCGCATGGTGATCTGTGGGGCCACTTCGGGCGCGGACCCGGACATCGACATCAGGTCGCTCTATCAGCGCCACCGCCGTATCCTCGGCACCCCGATGGGGAGCCGGCAGGACTTCCGAGACGTGGGGCGGCTGATCGCCCGTGGGGAGGTCAGCCCCGTCATCGACCGCGTGCTCCCGCTCGACCGGGTCGCTGAGGGCCACCAGGCCATCGAGAACCGCGAGGTGTTCGGCAAGGTCGTCGTGACGCCGAACCGAGAGTAG
- a CDS encoding ABC transporter permease, whose translation MGLKEFVTRRIIQIVVLYFAIATMLFFLFRAAPGDPLAAYIGTGFTQEQAAQIRATFGLDQPVHVQYWKYMTNLVTFNFGLSYITGDPVWRIIRSRIWNTLVLMGTSVILAYLIGVPFGAYLAWNRGTKRERIGVVFALVSRSAPVFWTGLLGIWLFSFKLGWLPAGSMSQPGVTYSSKLAQFTSPDFLRHLILPALIQAFYFYSLPALLMRNSMLEVMNEDFVDFAELKGISDFAVMLKHAARNALLPIVTAFAVAAGFAVGGSVVLETVFAWPGLGREMVRAVIANDYPVAQATFLILAGLVLVANFLADLAYGYLDPRITYD comes from the coding sequence ATGGGATTGAAAGAATTCGTAACGAGGCGTATCATTCAGATCGTCGTCCTCTATTTCGCGATAGCGACGATGCTGTTTTTCCTGTTCCGTGCCGCGCCGGGCGACCCGCTCGCGGCGTACATCGGGACGGGGTTCACACAGGAGCAAGCGGCCCAGATCCGCGCGACGTTCGGCCTCGACCAGCCGGTCCACGTCCAGTACTGGAAGTACATGACGAACCTCGTCACGTTCAACTTCGGGCTCTCCTACATCACCGGCGACCCGGTTTGGCGGATCATCCGGAGCCGCATCTGGAACACGCTCGTCCTGATGGGGACCTCGGTGATCCTCGCGTACCTGATCGGCGTCCCCTTCGGGGCCTACCTCGCGTGGAACCGCGGGACGAAACGCGAGCGGATCGGCGTCGTCTTCGCGCTGGTCTCCCGAAGCGCGCCGGTGTTCTGGACCGGACTGCTCGGCATCTGGCTGTTCTCGTTCAAACTCGGCTGGCTGCCCGCGGGGTCGATGTCACAACCCGGCGTGACCTACTCGAGCAAACTGGCACAGTTCACCAGCCCGGACTTCCTGCGACACCTGATCCTCCCGGCGTTGATTCAGGCGTTCTACTTCTACAGCTTGCCCGCGTTGCTGATGCGAAACAGCATGCTCGAAGTGATGAACGAGGACTTCGTCGACTTCGCGGAGCTGAAAGGGATCAGTGACTTCGCGGTGATGCTGAAACACGCCGCACGGAACGCGCTGTTGCCCATCGTGACGGCGTTCGCCGTCGCCGCGGGCTTCGCCGTCGGCGGGAGCGTCGTGCTCGAAACCGTGTTCGCGTGGCCCGGACTGGGCAGGGAGATGGTCCGAGCGGTCATCGCGAACGACTACCCGGTGGCACAGGCGACGTTCCTGATCCTCGCCGGACTGGTACTGGTCGCCAACTTCCTCGCCGATCTGGCCTACGGCTACCTCGACCCACGGATCACGTATGACTGA